A stretch of DNA from Manihot esculenta cultivar AM560-2 chromosome 7, M.esculenta_v8, whole genome shotgun sequence:
ACCATCTTCTAGGTGAGGCATGGACTGTAAATCGTTGCCTTGCATTTGCTTCTGATACACGGTTCTGGTAGTTAAGTGATATGGTTGCTAGTGAATTTTGCTATTTGACATTTGACAGTCTTGGAATGAGTCATGAGTAATAGACGATCGCTCATGCTTCTCTgtcctctttctctctctctctctctctctcagttCTTTAAAGCTACACTATGCAGTGGTTTATGTACTGCAAGTGATGCTGATTTCTTCATTAGAGCTTTTGATATTTGAGGGGAATATTGGAGGCAACACATTGGGTCTATATAGCGAGTGATTGTGTGGTATGGTGATGCCGAGTTGTTTATGAATGTTTTGCATCTATCATCTTTTGTAAGTTTTTAATCTATGCTTTGTGAAAGCTGCGCCAATTACATTTTTGATGGCTATTCTGACCATGGTTTTAAATTGCGGTCGCGGTCGCGGCCACGTTCGCGGTCGTGGTCGCAGGTAACGGAAACAGACCTATAACGGCCGTAACGTAACGGTAACGGCCTGGCGCTacacaaattttttaaaaaaatttgcaaagttcataaataaaataatattgattagatttaatttagaacaatgtatacaaatgcataataaacataaatatataaaatatagattatttaacttaagtaaaacatcatatagtttaaaataagaaaaatcaacataatctttatagatcgagtaaactaatagctcaaagtataattttaactcaaaactaacactttaatccacgaaaacttacaaaaaaaaaaggaaaaaaaacagcagttaaaaactaaaatagataaaatttaactaactttttagaagaaataagcttgGAAATAGGGTAGTTTATAATGGATCTAAATTTATATGAGAAATATGCAcggaaaattgaaatttgaaagagaaaggaaagagaaaacttaaaaaatatagtctTTGAAGCTGCTGAAAAGTgtagaaactaatgaaaatgagaatagggagcaaaaaataaaagatataaaagaatttttaattattggtaAAGGCCATTATCGTTACGTAACGGtcggtaacggccgttacggcTGCAAATCAGGAGGGGCCGTTATATAACGGGATAACGGGTAACGGCCCCCCCAAAACCCGTTacataacggccgttacgtaacgtaacggccgttatttaaaaccatgattcTGACCCTTGTATGATTTTTGTCATcccccttctctctctctctctctctctctctctctctctctctctctctcttcacgAAATCTATGCATTGGAACTCCCTTACCTATGAGAAGGTTGTCATTATCCATcaaaagagggaaaaaaaaggaaaattttgtTTTACTTCTGGGGAAAATTTCTGTTTCAGGGGAATGCTGCATTTAAGGGAAAGCAATGGAATAAGGCTGTCAATTACTACAATGAAGCTATTAAATTGAATGGGTCAAGTGCAACTTACTATTGCAACCGGGCTGCAGCTTACTTGGAATTAGGATGGTGTGATATTGATCTGGGTTTTGACATTTATTTTTCACTAGTGTGCTTTGtactttttctttccttacCAATTGCTTTCATAATATGCAGCTTTCAGCAAGCTGAAGAAGATTGCAGCAAGGCAATATCACTTGATAAAAAGGTGATGAGATGAATGTTGCAGATCACTTTTCACAAACATTCTATTATTATGTTTGTTTCCTTCTAATCCTTAAGCATATGTTCAACTACTGTGGAAGCATGAAATGAATAGTAAATGGTCCTTCTCCTGTTTTTCCTGTGCATCATCttgtattaataatttaataagttGATTATAAGGATTTTAGTTGGGCCTTTTTGGATGAGAAAGTATCTACAGATGGAAATAATATAAACCTAACACCTTCAATTCTATTTTTagttattagttaattaattaattttatcaggGGTTGTAATGTTTGCTGAAATGGGGGACTAGTCTGTGATAGGAGCTGACATTCTTGAACTGCTCCTTTTTCCTTGATATCTGTACTTAAAAGGTCATGGACATTCCACGGCTTATTGAAGATTAGCATATATTCTGATCAAATATTCCAACAAAATATAGGATCTCACTTTACTGCACCTTGCTTATaggcttatttttttaaaaaatataattacaccCTTGGCATTAATATATACTGATAAATTCaggaaaaaaaactaaaaaatatatttgctTATTGTCTATAACTCTATATTGAGATTCATGGTAATGGTCTAGCTTTCTCAACTTGATGAGAAAAAAGTTAATTACATAATGCTCCTTTTGCTATTTGTGAGTTCTTGCCATTATCTTTTGGGAATTTTCTGTCGTTCCAATATATGCACTTGCTGATTTCCATAAAAAATCCAGGTTGATGACCTACATTTATATTAGGAGTTCCAGTTGTAGTACCCTATAAACTTGTGACATAATTTTTGAAGGCataaagagattttattttttagttttgtcAGATGAGTGTGACCGAACAAGATCGATACTCATTTAACTTGATATTAGTTAGAACAGGATGCAGATGTGTACAGAAGAAGTAACAATTGTTGAATGGAGATTTTGActatgtttttttatttattttgcagaaTGTAAAGGCATATCTGAGGCGTGGAACAGCTAGAGAATCACTTCTCTGTTATAAAGAAGCTGCTCAAGGTGAGTTATAATTTGGCCCTATTTAGATGTGCCAGCTGTGTGTTCTCCAAGATTAGGGAACTTGCACAAACTTCATCTTAGCATGTGAAATATCAATGTTCTCGGTAGTAGTTTATTTAGTTATCCACATAACAAGGTAGTCTTCCAAGTTCTGTAAGCCATGAACTGCTAATCCTATGAGCGAATGTAGTATGAACCCCATAGAAGCTTTTGTTATTAGGCAGAAAAATGAATTTGTTCCTACATATTGGAACCTTAGTTTCTTGTACATCTTATCCATGACCGTTGCGCTGGCAATCGAAAAAGGAGGTTCGTATATTTGATCAGTGCTCgttgaatatttatttaacaTATCGTTGCCAAACAAAGCAACCAGGTGGGGAACTTGTAAGATCTCCCTCCTAAAATTGCGAGGCATATGGTGCACAGCTGGGGTGAGTGAGACCAGTAGGGAGAATGGTAGATTCTgcgaaccaaaattttaatcttAGGAATTGGGTGCGAATCTCAAAATTTCAACCCGATGTTAAATTAGTGAGGATACATAAGCAACAGGCACACACAGGATGCTTTTTTTCGTATTCTGTTCCACTTTCAATTCTCACGAGGATTTCTTttcttggtatttacagatttCAAGCATGCTCTTGTTCTTGAACCACAGAATAAGGTAGCTAGTAATGCTGAAAGAAGACTCAGAAAACTGATGAGTTGATGTTTTACTCTTTCCTTCTCCCCATTCTCACAAAAAATGGTACAGCATTATTGAAGATTCAATCAAAGGTGTAAGTCTTGCAGTATAAAAGAAGAGAACAAGGAAGGGAGGTGAAGCTCTCTGTTTGTGCATAGCTTTTTGTTCCaatcaaatatatttttacttgTCAAGGTTTTTTCGGTTCTTGTTCTTCCTGATtagatgagataaaagactatAGAGAAAAGGCAGTAGCTATTGTATGTGTATTAATCAAAGTTGATTTTTGTTGTTCAAGCAAGAAAGGATGTAGATCTTCATCCCTTGATTTTAAGATGTACACACTGCCTcgactatttaatttctaatgaATCGTTTGATACAATGATCTGGGTAACTTGTGAAGTGGTTCAATTCAGAATTTGGTTTGGATTTCATGGTTTTGTCCAGGAAGACGTTGCTGTTTCCCATTGCTAGTGTTACCTTTCGGTTTATTAATTGTGGGGTTGGTTTGGTTTTGTGATCAGGGCCAATCTAATTGGAATATTCCACTTGAGGATCTAAAATTTGCCAGCATTATGAATCAAAGCAGGTTTTATTTTGATGTCATATGAAATTGAAGTTGTTTGAAAATGTTTGTATATTAGCCTGCAACCTGAAAGTTAGTTTCCATGTGTTCATTAGAATAATAGATAAAATTGGAGGTGATGGCCTATTCAGTAAATTGAAAAGATTCTTTCTAATAGAATGTGGAATTAAAATTAGTCTTGCAAATAGTTCtatattagaaattaaattaagtttattTCTCAAAAGAAAACTTTGTATACCTAAAATTATGCATATGAAATTCATATGTCAATAGATGTTTGATGATGTAAGCTATGTATCGTAGGATGTATATGTAAGCTAAATGATAAAATGAATGGCTATGTGTGGATGTGAATCCTATCCATCTCTCTAGCTATTTTGACTTTAAAATCCTCAAAAACTCGAACCACAAGAACCAGATTCTTGATCGCTGTCTTTCTTCCTTTTGCCTTCCCTTGTCCCACAATTATTTTGCATTCACATATATTTCCATACTTTCTTCCTCTAAAATTTGGTGCATCTTTTTAGTCTATTTGAGTTCCATCACTCTTCTATTCTTTTGCTGATATTGAAAAAGTTGTCTGGATTTCTGTACACAAGCATTGAAGCTTCAAGTTGTACACAAAGGAATAAGACTatacattaataattaatttttagggTAATGATTCAAACCCATACAAGAATTCAATCAATATTTGCAGCAAGCAAATATTACAGTAAAAATTGTTTGGAATAAATGTCAAATTTCTCGGACGAAGACAATTGAGGTTCCTGCAAGACCAACAAGTACACAGATAGATCTCATCTGCAaaaagatataaaaaaggtgatgagatttaattaatataccTGTGTAATCTCTGTATAAAAAAAGGCTCTGTTAATTAGAGAAGCAATAGGACCACTCAGGCGTAATCCACCAGTTTTAGCTCCACGAATAGCCTGGCGCATGGCGTTAAGCAAGCGGCCATATTTTAAACCAGGTTCATTTTCCACTGCTTGGATAAAGCTGTAAGTAAGGGCACCTGTTGAAGCATTTCCTGACAATGCCTGCATATACTTTCACTTTAATCTTCACTATCACAATCTGATGATTAGGTTTTTGAGCTTTAAATAACATTTTATGTATATTATATTTCATACATTTCACGCCAATGGTTCTCGAGTGAGAGTGAATCATAGACCAAGGCAGACTGTGCCTTAGGACGTTTTCTTAGATCCACTCCCCTAAGTTTAGCATAAAATTGACGAAAATTCAAGTCAAATTCTACTTTATTTACTACAGAAAAAAACTTTAATAATTTTGACGTATTTAAGATCATTGACATTTTTATAATcgcatatatttttattctgaAATTAatcgattttaaatttaaacattgAACATTATAGTGATGAATTTAAAATTCGGTGAATATGTTTTTAGTTAAAATTGTTAGGAATTGTATTAATGCGTTTAATAAAAtagatgaaaaattaaaattttagaaggaGCGTTTTGCTTTCTTATTAGATTTCCTCAACACAGTTCCTAATTAGGATAGAATGGTAcatacaaattttaaaaaagagaaataaacaagTGACTACTCACATTAGTATCCACAGAAGTTTGATTATCATTACAAGCGCTGAAGCAGAGGGCTAGCCCTCCACTTGTGCCTTTGTAAGTATCTGGTGAACATGTTTGATCTTCCCATGTATAGTATCCTTCCCTATTCAACCATTACCATGCAAAtgttaaaaaacttattttattacCAGTAATGCAGACAGATTTTTAATTACCTGTCCATCTTGCACACAAATGGAAGATCAAGTATAGTTCCACTATAGCAAGCATCAATAATGGCATGAAGCATAGCTCCTTTAGGTAAAGGCCTGACAATGGTGTCATTGATTTCATCATCAATTATCATTCCTTGAGTTTCATAGTCAAGAGGACATAATGTTTGATCAAACCCATCAACCTCATCCATGTCATTGTCAGGAACCTTTGAACCATGTCCAGAGAAGTGAAACACTAATGAGTCTCCTGGTTGACAACCTTGTACAAGCCATCTCATAGCTAATCTCATGTTCTCTTTTGTTGGGATCCTCAGTGGACACATCTCATCTTCTGCAGATTCATGTGAAATCTTTTACACTATGAAAAGTTGGTATATATACCTATTCTTATCTACACTGAATCCACATCGACCTATATAAATCTCACTATCATCTAAGACAACGATAATAAATTCTCAAGTTATAAACTTTAATCGTAGCCATAGATCAATAATAATGGTTTGAGACATGGTGTAGGTAAATATTTTCCCAATTGATCACCATTTTTCTTTTCATGGCATCAGTCAGACATATATTAAGGTATTAGTTGTTTCAGAATTTTATGACAAGAACATGTTAAATCTACCTTAAAAGCAGACATTTACGTACCTGTGAGCATAAGTATGGAGTCATTAGGAAACCCCAATTTCTCAACAAGAAAATATCTCATGCACTTCACATCATTAATGCTTCCTTTCATCTTATAGCTCTTCCCTCTATAGCTCACCCCACAAAGCACTGCTCGCTTTCTTCCATGGACTGAAGGAAGAGGATAGATCACTGGCCTTGGAGGCTGAACGTAACAATTATAACCAGCCGTTCCCACCGCCGCCACCCCGGGATAGCTACTACTGATCGGAACATTCACAGTGCTAGATACCATGTTGATGATTCGGGTAGCTGCCTGGTTTATTGAGTCGCGGACTTGAGTTAAAGGGGCGGCGGAGGATTGAACTCTGGTGATGGCTTGGCACACTGCACATCGAATGGCTTGAGCTTCTGGTGGCACCAGTAGCTGCACACCGCACCAGCTGCATCTCTCTCTTCTGCTTGCCATTTCTAACTGAGCTAGTTTTTGGTTCTGTGTGGTTTCGAAGGTGGAGATGGCGATTTAGAGAAAAGGGTTTTGTAATTGAGCAACAATGATTGAGTGATGACGATGAGGAACTGTTCTTTGTCAAACTTAATGATATATTCGATCTCTTGGAGGAGCTGTAGAGAACCAGATGCTAATCTGTTTCTGCAGCTGCTACGTGTTCTCCTTATTTATATAGTGGAAAACTTACTATTCAATTcctttattattgaaaaatttattagttactctattaattttaaaaaatatattaaaatatttttaatattttaaaaatctacgtttttttattaattttagtaatattgtaaaaaaaattaaaatatacactCGATATGAAAAAACTATGtacttagtaatttttttataaaattaagaaattaattaataaatttttttaaaatatatgaattaaatagtaaaatatttaacggttaaaataaaaaaaaataattaataaactttttaaaattttaaatatttttagtctattttctaaaattgagagattaattaatgaattttttataatacgcgattaaataataatttttttaaaatttttttagtggGAGACAGAGATTCTTTATATCTAAGTGTTTGGTTCCATTGAATAAGGTAGGATTTTACTGAGAAAGATCTGGGCGTGGGATTTCAATAGAAGGGTTGAATTAATTGATGTTGATTTGAACTGAGATACCAATCAATTAACGAAGGGAAATATAAAGATTTAACCAGTGGTTTTGCATTGTTAAATTCTCAAAAACAAGTCTAATCATAGATTCTTTATACCATTATGAGTCTCAATTGCCTACTTGTAGCTTGTATTACACGTAAACTTGATTTCAATTATttgtttttgatttttattaaatagtttGCTTTTGCATTAGAGGAATTCTATTTCTTACCAACAAACGCAATTTGGGAATTAATTTGATAGtttgatttgttttttttaattaataagttaaattcgaatttaatttcagaaaaagttaaatttttaaatacaaaaattaaaatgcttGAAAACTTAATTTGATTTAAGTCATTTCGGAGAAAGAAGGTTAGCTGTAAGAGAATGATTTGAAATTCTTGCAGACTAAAACTATATAGTGCTAGatactatatatatttttcaaagaacaaaactttttttaataagttaatttatTTGGGACTATGCggatttatttttttctgttcAAAAATCAGCCATTTATCTTTGTGATTTTATGTCGAGAATTTTTTTGTAAATGAAAAGATGTCAAACGAGTTTCTTACTTCTCAAACAGATCCCctacatttatatataaatgctgatttataaaaaatacacaATAAAAACGCTTCAAAGTATTAATCCTTATTATTTAAGggaaagtataaaaaattattctataattttttagatttttcatatgtaatttaatttatattaaaataatatctgtgatattatattattaataaaagtaataatttttagatatcgtcaaaaatattaatataaaaattatataaacgaAATActgatttaatataaattaaatcataatttttaaagtaaaaatgagAAAAGTTACTGTATATTTTTTCtatacttatttttttaattaataattatattttaattaccaCAATCCTGTTATTTTTTAACAGTATCAGAAATTGCTAATATTTACTAACGGCAAGATATTATAAATatgatttgataaaaattaaattatagatattaaaaattcataataaattcATTAAAGTCTACAAATGTCACTCAATCtaatttataaaatgaaaaattaaatagccTAAAACCACAAGAATTTaagatgaaaaattaaattttatcattacaATATACTAGAATTTTGAATTGAAAGGTATAAAAGTGAAAGAATTGGCTAGGGATAAAATTCTAGAAAGTATGAAGATTGAACTTAACAACTGACTGTAGTTAACACTTAATTTTTGAGCAAAATTAttgtttaatctttataatatagagaaattcattaattaatttttcaattttgaaaagaatattaaaacgtttcttaaattttaaaaaaaactattaattaattttaacggtTAAATATTATGGAGAAGTCTAAAATAtcctaatataaaattattaattagtatatatttttataaaactaattaagtaatcaactaataaatttttttaaattataagactaaataataaaaattttaatagttaaaactaATCAAAAAgttaatgaataaattttttatatttaatatatatttttttaaattgaaaaaaatcaactaataaaattttcaattatcacATAGACTAATTAAGTTTTCTTGTCCGAGAATCCTAATGTAATCAGCACGTGGCAAGGATTCTTGGTAAGCATTACAAGAAAGGAGAAGAAAGATCATGTGAGTTGGCATTCCTCATTACATCTGGACTTGAAGAGCAAAAGCCTTCCCAAGGTAACAGCATGTCTAAAGGTCTCAAAGGAGAACAAATTAAGAACAGCAGATTGCAAACTTAGTCAAAAATCCAGCCACAAAGTCAGATTCCTTACTAGAAGCCGACCTTGCTTGGCCAAGTTCGTAACCAGAATTATTGGTCTATCTAAGAATATAGAGGACAACAATGTTCATTACCATTACTTTTAATACTAAAAGGTGAGCACAAAAAAAAATCCTTGTCTTAACGtttaaacaaaaatattttttttaattcagaaaaattttatttaaaaactcaagAGATATTAGCATCATAGATTTAAACTAAACCCGAACATTAAAACCAATATATCTAACTTAAAAACTATACTAAAAAAATCtcgataataaaaatatatataaaaaatcactTTTCTAAATAAAGTGATAAAAAACAATGAAATATAAACCAACAAAAAGAACGATAAAAATCCATAAGAAAATAAAACGATCATAATTTTGAATAATCAACCAAAAATTTATCAGTAAATCGATCGATCCCAAAGAAGTAGAAAACCAAAGACCATGTCATTGTTTCTTCATGCCAGagcaaaaaaaaagaatcataGAAAATCAAAATACAACTCACACTTTATGCCCACACTGCTAAAAATTCTAGGACTTTCAGATTTCACTCACTTTCTTACCATACTTTTCCCCATTTTTTGCTACATCTCTACTTCTGTCTCGTCCACTCCCCTTTGTCCTCTATTTTCTAGGATTATAAATTTCACTCTTAATTAGGGGTGtgcatcggtcggttcggttcggtatcGAATCGAATCGGTTAAAACCGATTTAaccgaatttatttaaattgcagaccgaaccgaaccgaataagatagaaaatcgaaccgaattagttcggttcggttcggtttgaaatCAGTTTTTGAGCTTTTCTCTAATTAAACTACaccataattataatttaccaCATTATAAGCGGAGATGTGAGCCGCGAGTGACGACCGTCAGGGAGAAATGCGAGCCGCGAGCGATAGTCGTCAGGGAGAGATGCGAGCCGTGAGTGACGGCCGTGAGAGAGAGACTCGAGACGCGAGGGATAGAAAGAAGACTAGGGGACTGAGGACAACCAAGTTGCTGACGGTGCGAAGAGCCGACGGACTGGAGAGCGACGGGCGACGATTGCGTGGAGAGCTACGGCCGACGATTGCGTGGAGAGCGACGGCCGACGCCGACAATTGCGTGGAGAGCGACGGCCGACGCCAACGATTGTGTGGAGAGAGAGACTAGAGAGCGACACTGAGGTGAGGATGAGTTGGAGTTGCTAAGTCGTGCATCCGCAACGTAGTGAAGAGCGACGACCCGAGTTAGCCGGGATGGTTAATCAGTCGACGCCGGAAGGAGAGTGGAGGTGGACCAGCCGGAAGTGGTGGAGCTCAGTACTCAGAGAAGAGGCACAAGCATTGTGTGTGAACTGTGACGTGAGGCGGCGTGGAATGGAGACTAGCGTGTGAATTCTACTCAGTGACATGGCTTTTAGATTTAGGGCAAATAAGAGTACATTTCAAAACGACGTAGTATAAGtgatttcgattcggttcggtctaatcgaaatttttgaatctaaaatcgaaccgaaccgaaatcatcgattttttaaaaaattaaaaccgaaccgaataaaaaataaaaccgaaccaaatttttaaaattaatcggttcggtcggttatttcggtttaaaccgaatttTGCTCAGCCCTATTCTTAATAACTTCTATAAATCAATTAAGTTAGCCTTGGAGCTATTTGAGAAtagatttgatattttttattaattttttaattgataaatcaaAACTAAagcttataatttaataaacgaactaaatttaaatttattaatatttgattCATTAAATTTTACGAGCTTTTTTTTAGTAAATTCGTGAATTAACTCATGAATACGatcttttaattaattcatttaattttaagcaAATTATCTTAACATacccataaaaaaaattaattatctttGACTAAAATTAAggttgtaaataaattaaattatttaaaaactaTTTGAGATTAAACTCaatagaaatttaatttgaatagaatagttttttaaatttattaaatttatgctTATTAATATTTCGATTTAGTTCGAAAAGGGTCAGATTCaaaaaaagatttaaattaaaattttttagttcTAATAATTACTTATATAATGCTATTGTTATAATATGCtttggaaaataaaatttaaatggtaTTGTTATATAATGCTTCGAAATTAGAGAACTAATGGTCTTATTTTAATTCATTGTAGTATAGATttatatagaaaaaatataataaaaaatcgaaattgaatataaattttaatcattatatttactaaattaaatataaataaaattataaataatctgatttttaatttaaaatttaaatcttattctatttttagatattaatttatttcttaaaattattaggCATATTTTACATATGAGTTACATCTAAATGATCATTGAAAAGTTAAATAAAGTCATTACTTATATGTGAGCTATCCTTTCACTATTAGTATATTTCAGGCTTTATATAGCAATATGatagtaataaaatttttatcttaatAGATAACAGTTTgataacaatttaaaattattgtaaagaaaattttattttaccatatataataaaatattttaataaatgatttattttataattaataagattataaatttaattgtaatttttatttgttgtgAAAAGTAAGTAAATTATTGTCATATATTAAGTAGTGATTTTCAAACTGTTACTATTGATTTGTAACTACAATTTAAGTATATAATGTAGCAATTTATAACTATTGTCTTAAATTCATACTGTTTCATTATTAAGAACAAATGTTGTTGTCTTTCTTCTAGCTATAATTTTTTCATCCCCTAGCAAGATAAAGATGGTTCTAAAGAAGGAAGTCGCATCTTGGACAGGGATGGTGAAATGCAGAAGCACCCAACAGTTTTGTgaaaagatctgcaat
This window harbors:
- the LOC110619723 gene encoding metacaspase-3; this translates as MASRRERCSWCGVQLLVPPEAQAIRCAVCQAITRVQSSAAPLTQVRDSINQAATRIINMVSSTVNVPISSSYPGVAAVGTAGYNCYVQPPRPVIYPLPSVHGRKRAVLCGVSYRGKSYKMKGSINDVKCMRYFLVEKLGFPNDSILMLTEDEMCPLRIPTKENMRLAMRWLVQGCQPGDSLVFHFSGHGSKVPDNDMDEVDGFDQTLCPLDYETQGMIIDDEINDTIVRPLPKGAMLHAIIDACYSGTILDLPFVCKMDREGYYTWEDQTCSPDTYKGTSGGLALCFSACNDNQTSVDTNALSGNASTGALTYSFIQAVENEPGLKYGRLLNAMRQAIRGAKTGGLRLSGPIASLINRAFFYTEITQEPQLSSSEKFDIYSKQFLL